The DNA segment TTTTGTTAAACAGCAGGTCTGGTCTGAACTGTTGAATTTGGATCTAAAGCATAAAAGTTACAATTGCATACGGTGTAATCGGAAAATCAGGGAAATCCAGAAAATGAGGGGAGAATCTACCATTTTATAACGCATGTAAGGGGAAAAAAATTAGACTTCAGCAGTCAATTTCTCACCATATTTTCGACCACGCCGATCCCTTGATAGTTCATCTGTAGCCTTCTACAACCTCAACCTCTTCCCAGCCACCATGTGAACTACACTACACGAACCACATTTCAGCTAGACTGTGTTCCAAGCAGGCACCAAATGCAAGTTGTGTCTAAAAGTTACATCAAATTCCGCATTCCGCTAGAGCAAATCATGTCTTCAATCGAGAAACCGTGCACTTAAGATTCAATCCGTGCCTTCAGAAAATGAAGCCAACAAATTAGACCAGTCAGGAGGGAATCTATCTTAAGGGGGAATTCTCTTACATTGCTGCTCCCAGATAGATTGTGCACAATATCTTCACGGAGTTGGATGCGGAAAAAGCTTCTTAAAATCCCAAAGAACCCGCATAGAGCCAAATCTTTTTTCAGCCTGATCAAAAGTAGTGCAGGTAATTTCCATCGGATGAAGAATCTTGGAAAACCTATCAACTGTTAGCTCAATTACGTCGATAACACACCCCCCGGATTCCTCCAAGTTCCATCCAAACCATTGGCCACCCATCTGAAACACTTTACCCTTCCCAATCTCCTCTGCTTTTTCACCCATGATTGTTACGTACTGCCCGAGCTCCAAAGGCGTACTTGGTAAGATAACATCCCTAGTAGCTGCAAGCGAAGTCCCAACGTGTTCGTCAATGCTGACTCTAGGCGTACAATCAATAACTTCACTGCCAAAATTCCCTCTGGAAGCAGATGGGACAAAAGAACTGTCGATGGGACTGTGAGGCGAGTGAAGCATAATTCCAGACCCACCTTGTTTGTCAAGATTGTCCCCTTCACATGGTGCACGACCATCTTTAGCAGCACGAGCAAGCTTCGCCTTTCGGTTATTGAGCCTGTCGACAATAGGGAACAAGGACAAAAAACGTCATGAACAGGTAGCAAGATGGTTTTGAAACCTTAACAACACTAAGTGATCAAAATTGATCAGCAGCTGACACCATTAATCAACTTCTTTATCAGCATTTTCTGTCTAATATATCAACTGGCCACAATGGAATGCTCGTGATCAAAGAGATGTGTACTTCTATACTTACCAGTTTAGTTCCTGTTTCCATTTCAATTATTTTATGGTTCCTCATGTTTAACATAATCGATCAACTTCTTTTATCAACATTTTCTCTCATAAAtcaacaaaaaattaatttaaccaTCAATATCTCCAATATCTCCCGACTTCAAATAGTGCTAACACCTGAAGagaataaaatatgaaaaattacagTTCTCTCACCAATTTTTGAGCCTTGAAGTAGTCACCTCCGCGCCCTAGAGAGGATACAAAAGggaaaatttgaaattataacTGAAAAACTCATGGATAATGCAGTTCATGTCGAACGTTCGATGAGAAAAAACCATATAAGAATCTGATACTCACATAAAAACTTAATTTTTCGGCCCAATGTTGTAACATAGCTGAATTACGATGCATGTCTGGTTCATCTACAATAGCAGACTCAATTAGTGTTATCTGTCTATCATTCATCACAGTTCGCTTGCGTTTCCTTTGCAGCTTCTCATCAGAATGTAGAGCTTCGACCTTTGAATCGTCCTGAGTTTCTCCAAACACACCTcccttgatctgatcaacatcCATCTGATCCATATGATTTTTTCCTCGGGTGGGGCTAGAATCAGAACCACTTGTTTCAAATGTCCTACTGTCCCTTTCGACTTCTCCCAAATTTACAGAGATACCACTTGGTTTTCCCTGTTCTGTAATCCCACATTTCCTTTCCCCgtcagtagattgttcatttccATTCCCCTTGGCATCTATTCGGTCTACCTCTAGGGTTGTGACATTCTTCACCATGCATTCGTTCATGTCACTGCTACCATTGCCATGATTCAGAGACACTTTGCACTGTGAGAATAAAGAGCATATCATTGTTGTTTGAGCACCTTAGAGGAAACAAATGTAACATCAACCAATGGAGTGTTACGATTATAGACAAATGCACAGGCGAAATGGAACCAAGAAACAAGCCAGTGAAAGGGCAAGATCTATCAGATAGGGATCCTGGATTCCTATATTTCTAGAACTCTAGGTTGTTTCTGTTTTAATAAAAGATTTCCCATACTAATTATTATCCCACATGGGATAATCTCTAGGATTTAAAATTCTTCTTTGTAAGCTCTAGCATTTAGGGCAGAAAGGAATGAATAAAATCGTTATAAATATTCTCTCAACAAAAGAGTGAGAGACCCGAGGTTCTCTCTATAATTCAAGCCTCAAACAAAGTAATAACAAGGGACTGTAAAGGACCATATAATTGCCCTGACCTGAAACAATTGCCCTTAATTACCCCATAACAAGATCCAAAACCCAGGACCATATATCAATACCAGGTTGTTCCtattaaattatgaataaaCTGCACCAAGTGTACTGTGTCATATTGAGTGTACAACATTACAAAAATCCGAGACATGCTATACAAGTATGAAGTATCACACAAATCCTTGAAACATACCACCACAGAAGTCAAAACTCCATAttattttttcttcaaaatcttaGACTAAGGTTACTTGATCCCATCTCTGTCCATTTTCATCTCACGTCTTTTACCACCATTTTCCCCTCACCTTACAAAATCTCATTTGAATCTCCAACCAAATCAATTCATCACtatcattaataatttttacaaatttcaaatccaagcaAGAGAAGTTTGCTCCATAAAACCTTAAAAATCTGGTATGCATGATGTTTACTCAAATCAACCATGTTGCTGCTATTTGTGTGttattttgggtaaaacaaGGTGCCCCTGGACCCCCTTACtgtatctttcatttttggataAACTATGTGATGTTAAAGAATTTTATCACTTCCACAAACTGGCATCTGTATGTAGAAGAATACAACTTTAGGTTCCCATCTTCCCAAATAGATTAAACTAAACCAAAATTCACCTCAAGCCTATAACTAAGTTGCTGGTCCCAAGATACGGATTTGCAAGATTTGCTTCCCGAAATTTCTCCAGTTGACACAAAACAACAATTTTACCATGACTACTAAAGGAAGGGAAAACTTGTTTTCATTGCAAAGATTGTGTAAAAAAACTAGCAAAAAAtgctaaaaaaaattagtacacAAGGGAAGAAAGGTTTTACTTGGACCTGATTATCTTCACATGAAGCAGGAAGAATCAAAGATTCAAACTGACGGATAAAGAACCTACAAAAGATAATTTGACTCAGGATATAACCCCACAATAATTAGTCAGGGGATTCATGCATATTAACAGTGAAGCAAATAGCAGATTCAAAGACAGCAAAGTAAAATCTCAACAATCAGAACTGAGAacaatttcaagaaaaaattcTGATAATTGAAATATGTCCcaagaaacataaaacatgaaCATATCCATTCCATAAAAATCACCTTAAAAGCTGCACATCATCTTCATTTAAAAATCGAGGAACTAATGATTCTGCATGACTCAGCAGTGAACCTACATGCAAAACAATTGTTGGAGCACGGACGCATCTAATTCGATAAATTGTAGGGTATTGGCGATAGGTTGTTACATAAGTTCTTGGTGACAGTTGTAGTTTTTTCAGCATCAAATGCATATGAGCATCCATTGGATAGATTCTGGCTTTCCTTTTGAAAGAACTGAACAAACTTGTTGAGAAAGAGACCCTTCTCATCTGGAGATGACACAGAAAGTTTAATACTAATATATCAGTCAAACACGAAAGTTATCTGAATCAGATGTGAAATGAAATACATTTTTACCTTGACACACATCCGGAACATAACAATGAAGATTTGCGATCATTTTGATCAACAAGGATGTCCTCTGATGCGCATAAGATGCCCGAGGTACACTGAAAGGAATAAATGAAATTTGAAACCACTGAGTTTAACAAGTTTAAAGAGGAATAAATTCTTAACCATCCAGCAGCTGTAAACTAGACATACTCTAGAGTCACATCATCTTCACAAACTGGGAGATCAGATGAACACCAGCTAGATAAAAATTCTCCATGTGAGAATAAAAAGATTGCTGCCAATGCTTCAGTCTGAATAAACACGGTGTAAGAACTAAAGCAAGTAGATTGTGTAAAACACATATCAACTATATTTCAGAAGAGACTTACAAAGTTTATCATAATGAAAGATCGGAAATTTGAATCGTCGGAAAAGACATCTGCCAGGCGCATGGCATTCAGTTCCAGTTGCCCTTTCGGGTATATTTTCTCAGAGGAAACATTTGACTTATCATGATCAATACCAAATAATTTCTTCAGTAACTCAAGAACCTAAAAATTAAGTGCCCGACATCATTCAGTGAGGACCGAATCAGCCCACGGATTACCAAATAAGTATAATCACAAGCTAGATGACAAGAATAAACAAGGAGGAAGAATCAATTATAACTGAAATGtagaagaataaaaaaaaatgacaacaggtacatttaatccaaaataaataaaaatccacCACTATTTGCTTCCACCAACCTCCAATGCAATTGAAACTCCATAAACTATTGAAgtgaacaaaaaataaataggtTCAAATTAAGCCAGACAGAAATCAATGAAGTGGCAGCACTTTTTGTTAACATAAGCTCCAGTGATATTTCAACTTTCAAGGTAAGTCAGCAGAAGCTTATCATAAGTTGAATAATCATGCATGAAATATTCTGGAAATCTTCATTTTAAATGGACATGATAAATTATCCAAGATAAATAGCCAAGTTGTATAAGATAAGATTTTCCTCATGCAACTGACCTGTAATGCAATAGACTTCGCCAAATCCTGACTTCTAGGAGTGCTGGCAACCTCGTCCAGGTAAGACACACTTTCTGCTTCACAAAGGTGCAAGAGCTGGAAAAAAGTCACAACTATTTATTGAATAGCAATTTCACGCATGTGCTAACATACATATGCATTCGCTTCTCGAGGAGATCATGTGCTGCACCGTGCATTTAAGGAACCGTGACATTGTAACTTACAATAGATAGAGCTTTAGACTTCAAGCGAGAGACCGAAGTCATATAAGAGGAGAATGTGTCATACAATGATGATATGTTTAAGCTCATTACAGCCTGAGCTAGCACAAGAACACCTCCGTTGCCACATAACTCCTGGAGTTATTCAACAGAAAATGAAAAATATCAGGAAGAACGCAAATGCTAATACCAACAAGATTGATATTTCAATTTAATAAATAACAGGGATCATAAGGGAGAAAAAATACTAACGAAACTTCAATTTCCCCAAAATAAAACGTTTTATGGCAAGAAGACAAAAACAAGTATCTTCATGGGGAGAAAACCGAGCTTCTTTCTCAATTCAGTGTAAGTTTAAAGAATGGGGATGTCAACCGTATTACATAGAACTTTGATGATGTCCAGAGGAAATTCATAGAGCTTCAATACGGTATTCAAATGATTACCCTGAAACACATATTGCGACATGGCATTGTCGTTCACGAATATCCTTTTAACACAATGTTAAAGGGTATAATGATTTTTAGAACAGTCCAGTGTATAAATCTACAGTTGGTTGAAATCAAACACCTACTATTGCTTGATGTTCAAGTGATTAAGCTTACAAACCTTGTTCTTAACAAGGCGCTCGCGAAACAACTTTTGTTGACATAAAGACTGCAAAAATTGGAGAGAGGAGTCACACTGTTGGCAAAGATGATTCAATGTCTCTTCCGCTGTGGGGGAAGTGTTTGCAGAGGACTCAACATGTTCAGCAGACAgcctggactgaagaaatttgaCATCTTTATGAACTGCAGTAAATGTGGCTTCCATAAACACATCAACCTGCACAATGTACCATGATCAGAAACAAAAGTAAGGGAAACATATTAATATGTTGTCACAGTCTCAGATATGTTGGGCCTAGAAAGCCCATAAGATCCTAattttccaaaatattttaaactggGTAACTGCTTGGAAGCGGGAAACAGGACACATATCAGATTAGAGTTGCTTAGAGGGGCATGGGCATTCAAGTTTTTTTTCCCTGCTTTGCCAGCTACCCTAGTAAGAGGAGAGCATTGTGTTGTCTCTCGTAAAGGAATTGTTTCCTTGGCTTGGTAGCACTAGCCAGATTGCGAATTGATCTATTTCAATCAAAATATTACAATGATTTTGTAGCCCTTCTTGTTGTTTTTTAAGTGTCCAGAAAATATAATCCTAACATATATGAACACCTCTGATTTAAATGAAATGATAGAGAAATCATCTAGATTTCAAAAAACCAAGATTCAATATACCGTAACACATCATAAACTACCTTGTAATATGAAGTCAAGACTTGAGCAACCTCTTGGTATTGTGGAGAAACTATCACTGTTAACAATTTCAAACTGCAAGCAACAAGGGCTGAGTGCAAGAGGACCATGTCATTGGGGGCGTCGCGATTGTCCTAAAAAGAAAATTCCTTCCTTTATGCACATCAACAAGAAAGAAAAATTGAGAAGTACAAAAAATGAGAACAGAACCTTTTTGTAAGCACCAAGGACAACTAGTAGATAAAAGACCAGATCAATTAGCTGTTCTGATACTTTCACATCGTCAAGCAGTATCTGCAACAAAAAATTAgagaatatgaaaatatatatgtGATTATCACAACTGACAACACCACTGAGGGTGGAGGAGAGGGGAAGAATATTGTATCAAAAAATCGATGAAAGATGAAGAAATGAAATGTGTGGTGAAGAAGAGAATAGATTTCGTGTTAACAAAATGGTACAAACATGTGGTTCGTCAAATTCAACAAGTGTTTTTGATGTGACGGTTATAGGAGAGAGCTTGGCAATAGCTCCCACCCGCGAATGTGTAACTACATGCTTTATGGCTTCTACATGCTCAACTCGCCGAATTTGATCACCAAGCTTTATTTTTGTAGGATAAACGAAAATTACCTGGAGGAAAGTACACATAGCAGACTGGTTGTTCTAGGTTAAATTCAATAGGTACATATCTTCCATTTTCTTGGTTTTTCAAGGTTTCCTTGACGTGTTAATTAgctcaattatatatttataaccACCCCAAGCGCATGTCAATTGAAATAAAACATATTAGTATTTGTCGCTTGATAAAAAGAATCTCGTCATAAAACTTTGGTCAACCTGTTCAATCTTAGGCACTCGGGATGCAAGATCACACATGGAATGTAGCAGaagaataccacataacaagtaCTTGAAAGTGGACTTGTCCCTTTCCCAAGCCATAATCACTGCAATAAGGTGCAAAGGAAGATATCTTGCAAATTTTTCCGCATCAATCTGCAGACCAAAGTAACACCAATCAAAGTTTCATGGCAGAAACTTAAGgttaataataaaacataactTTGTAATTCCTTCTAACCTGAAACTGTGATCCATCTTCAGCAACATATCGGATAATACTGTTCCCGGAATCCTTTATCAGTTTGCTAAGCTGTTGAGCGCTAAGCTCGTGAAGTGTATTTACAGCAGCAACTAAATCAAGAACCTTTACAAAGATATACCATAGAAAATTATCATGCAAGTTGAtgaaactttgcaacatataaCCATGCCTCAAAAATTATatgttgagagaaaaatcagcCTCCTCACGTTATTTTAGAG comes from the Henckelia pumila isolate YLH828 chromosome 1, ASM3356847v2, whole genome shotgun sequence genome and includes:
- the LOC140877719 gene encoding nodulin homeobox isoform X2, with translation MRSSRDEASTSTELINTPSRGRAEPVLDLVAAVNTLHELSAQQLSKLIKDSGNSIIRYVAEDGSQFQIDAEKFARYLPLHLIAVIMAWERDKSTFKYLLCGILLLHSMCDLASRVPKIEQILLDDVKVSEQLIDLVFYLLVVLGAYKKDNRDAPNDMVLLHSALVACSLKLLTVIVSPQYQEVAQVLTSYYKVDVFMEATFTAVHKDVKFLQSRLSAEHVESSANTSPTAEETLNHLCQQCDSSLQFLQSLCQQKLFRERLVKNKELCGNGGVLVLAQAVMSLNISSLYDTFSSYMTSVSRLKSKALSILLHLCEAESVSYLDEVASTPRSQDLAKSIALQVLELLKKLFGIDHDKSNVSSEKIYPKGQLELNAMRLADVFSDDSNFRSFIMINFTEALAAIFLFSHGEFLSSWCSSDLPVCEDDVTLDVPRASYAHQRTSLLIKMIANLHCYVPDVCQDEKGLFLNKFVQFFQKESQNLSNGCSYAFDAEKTTTVTKNLCSLLSHAESLVPRFLNEDDVQLLRFFIRQFESLILPASCEDNQCKVSLNHGNGSSDMNECMVKNVTTLEVDRIDAKGNGNEQSTDGERKCGITEQGKPSGISVNLGEVERDSRTFETSGSDSSPTRGKNHMDQMDVDQIKGGVFGETQDDSKVEALHSDEKLQRKRKRTVMNDRQITLIESAIVDEPDMHRNSAMLQHWAEKLSFYGAEVTTSRLKNWLNNRKAKLARAAKDGRAPCEGDNLDKQGGSGIMLHSPHSPIDSSFVPSASRGNFGSEVIDCTPRVSIDEHVGTSLAATRDVILPSTPLELGQYVTIMGEKAEEIGKGKVFQMGGQWFGWNLEESGGCVIDVIELTVDRFSKILHPMEITCTTFDQAEKRFGSMRVLWDFKKLFPHPTP
- the LOC140877719 gene encoding nodulin homeobox isoform X3; translated protein: MVLLHSALVACSLKLLTVIVSPQYQEVAQVLTSYYKVDVFMEATFTAVHKDVKFLQSRLSAEHVESSANTSPTAEETLNHLCQQCDSSLQFLQSLCQQKLFRERLVKNKELCGNGGVLVLAQAVMSLNISSLYDTFSSYMTSVSRLKSKALSILLHLCEAESVSYLDEVASTPRSQDLAKSIALQVLELLKKLFGIDHDKSNVSSEKIYPKGQLELNAMRLADVFSDDSNFRSFIMINFTEALAAIFLFSHGEFLSSWCSSDLPVCEDDVTLDVPRASYAHQRTSLLIKMIANLHCYVPDVCQDEKGLFLNKFVQFFQKESQNLSNGCSYAFDAEKTTTVTKNLCSLLSHAESLVPRFLNEDDVQLLRFFIRQFESLILPASCEDNQVQCKVSLNHGNGSSDMNECMVKNVTTLEVDRIDAKGNGNEQSTDGERKCGITEQGKPSGISVNLGEVERDSRTFETSGSDSSPTRGKNHMDQMDVDQIKGGVFGETQDDSKVEALHSDEKLQRKRKRTVMNDRQITLIESAIVDEPDMHRNSAMLQHWAEKLSFYGAEVTTSRLKNWLNNRKAKLARAAKDGRAPCEGDNLDKQGGSGIMLHSPHSPIDSSFVPSASRGNFGSEVIDCTPRVSIDEHVGTSLAATRDVILPSTPLELGQYVTIMGEKAEEIGKGKVFQMGGQWFGWNLEESGGCVIDVIELTVDRFSKILHPMEITCTTFDQAEKRFGSMRVLWDFKKLFPHPTP
- the LOC140877719 gene encoding nodulin homeobox isoform X1, with amino-acid sequence MRSSRDEASTSTELINTPSRGRAEPVLDLVAAVNTLHELSAQQLSKLIKDSGNSIIRYVAEDGSQFQIDAEKFARYLPLHLIAVIMAWERDKSTFKYLLCGILLLHSMCDLASRVPKIEQILLDDVKVSEQLIDLVFYLLVVLGAYKKDNRDAPNDMVLLHSALVACSLKLLTVIVSPQYQEVAQVLTSYYKVDVFMEATFTAVHKDVKFLQSRLSAEHVESSANTSPTAEETLNHLCQQCDSSLQFLQSLCQQKLFRERLVKNKELCGNGGVLVLAQAVMSLNISSLYDTFSSYMTSVSRLKSKALSILLHLCEAESVSYLDEVASTPRSQDLAKSIALQVLELLKKLFGIDHDKSNVSSEKIYPKGQLELNAMRLADVFSDDSNFRSFIMINFTEALAAIFLFSHGEFLSSWCSSDLPVCEDDVTLDVPRASYAHQRTSLLIKMIANLHCYVPDVCQDEKGLFLNKFVQFFQKESQNLSNGCSYAFDAEKTTTVTKNLCSLLSHAESLVPRFLNEDDVQLLRFFIRQFESLILPASCEDNQVQCKVSLNHGNGSSDMNECMVKNVTTLEVDRIDAKGNGNEQSTDGERKCGITEQGKPSGISVNLGEVERDSRTFETSGSDSSPTRGKNHMDQMDVDQIKGGVFGETQDDSKVEALHSDEKLQRKRKRTVMNDRQITLIESAIVDEPDMHRNSAMLQHWAEKLSFYGAEVTTSRLKNWLNNRKAKLARAAKDGRAPCEGDNLDKQGGSGIMLHSPHSPIDSSFVPSASRGNFGSEVIDCTPRVSIDEHVGTSLAATRDVILPSTPLELGQYVTIMGEKAEEIGKGKVFQMGGQWFGWNLEESGGCVIDVIELTVDRFSKILHPMEITCTTFDQAEKRFGSMRVLWDFKKLFPHPTP